One Prevotella intermedia ATCC 25611 = DSM 20706 DNA window includes the following coding sequences:
- a CDS encoding bifunctional metallophosphatase/5'-nucleotidase, which translates to MKRVLFAFMALALSSFGAMAQNKDITITLVETSDVHGSFFPYDFITRKPKAGSMARVATFVKDLRQKQGAENVYLLDNGDILQGQPISYYYNYIQTQKENIAASVLNFMKYDASSVGNHDIETGHTVYDKWIRKLNCPVVGANIIDTKTQKPYVLPYTIIKKKNGVKVAVVGMLTPAIPNWLEEGLWKGLHFAEMVSSAKKTVAALQANEQPDVIVGLFHSGWDGGITTPNYVEDASKKVAEEVDGFDVVFFGHDHKPRNITVTNKSGKEVLCLDPANNAQKVAVATITLSPAKKKAKNGKRFNVIKKSGEVVNVTDLAIDEPFMAHFENEINEVKSWANTEIGRFENTISTKDCFFGNSAFNDLILNLELQITKADIAFNAPLGFNSSIKAGAITVGDMFSLYKYENQLYIMKLTGKEIKDYLEMSYNLWVNTMKSADDHLLLLSEDTRDDSQRLGFKNFSFNFDSAAGIDYEVDVTKPYGQKVNILRMSNGQPFDETKYYKVAVNSYRGNGGGELLTKGAGIPQEQLKSRIVWRSERDQRHYLMEEIKKAGTLNPQPNNNWKFVPTEWTDKAAARDRKILFGE; encoded by the coding sequence ATGAAAAGAGTTTTATTTGCATTTATGGCATTAGCATTAAGCAGTTTTGGAGCAATGGCTCAGAACAAGGATATAACAATAACATTGGTAGAAACATCGGACGTTCACGGTTCGTTCTTCCCATACGACTTCATCACGCGCAAGCCAAAAGCAGGGTCAATGGCAAGGGTTGCTACCTTTGTAAAGGATTTACGACAGAAGCAAGGCGCAGAGAATGTGTATCTTTTAGATAACGGCGACATTCTGCAAGGGCAACCAATAAGTTATTACTACAACTACATTCAGACACAAAAGGAAAACATTGCTGCCAGCGTATTGAACTTTATGAAGTACGATGCATCGAGTGTTGGCAACCACGATATAGAGACTGGGCACACCGTTTACGACAAATGGATACGCAAACTGAACTGTCCGGTGGTGGGAGCAAACATCATTGACACGAAAACACAAAAGCCATACGTGTTGCCTTACACCATTATCAAGAAGAAAAACGGCGTGAAAGTGGCTGTTGTAGGTATGCTTACACCTGCCATTCCCAATTGGTTGGAAGAGGGTTTGTGGAAAGGTTTGCACTTTGCCGAGATGGTTTCGTCGGCAAAAAAGACCGTTGCAGCATTGCAGGCAAACGAGCAACCCGATGTTATCGTAGGACTTTTCCACTCTGGTTGGGACGGTGGAATAACGACACCCAACTATGTTGAGGACGCTTCAAAGAAGGTTGCGGAAGAGGTAGACGGCTTCGACGTGGTGTTTTTCGGGCACGACCACAAGCCACGCAATATAACTGTAACCAACAAGAGCGGCAAGGAAGTGTTGTGTCTCGACCCTGCCAACAATGCACAAAAGGTAGCAGTGGCAACCATAACCTTATCGCCTGCAAAGAAAAAAGCGAAGAATGGCAAGCGTTTCAACGTTATCAAGAAGTCGGGAGAGGTAGTCAATGTAACTGATTTGGCAATAGACGAGCCATTTATGGCACATTTTGAGAACGAAATAAACGAAGTAAAGAGTTGGGCAAACACCGAAATCGGACGCTTTGAAAACACCATCAGCACGAAAGACTGCTTCTTTGGCAACTCTGCCTTCAACGATTTAATCCTTAATTTAGAGCTTCAAATCACGAAAGCAGATATTGCTTTCAATGCTCCTTTGGGCTTCAACTCGTCCATTAAAGCCGGTGCAATAACCGTAGGCGATATGTTCAGCCTTTACAAATACGAGAACCAGCTCTACATTATGAAGCTGACAGGCAAGGAAATCAAGGACTATTTGGAGATGAGCTATAACCTTTGGGTGAACACAATGAAGTCGGCTGACGACCATTTGCTATTGCTTTCGGAAGACACAAGGGACGATTCGCAACGCTTAGGCTTTAAAAACTTCTCGTTCAACTTCGACTCTGCTGCAGGAATTGACTATGAAGTGGACGTAACAAAGCCTTATGGGCAGAAGGTAAACATACTAAGAATGAGCAACGGACAGCCTTTCGACGAAACAAAATACTATAAGGTAGCCGTAAACAGCTATCGTGGCAATGGCGGAGGAGAGCTCCTTACCAAGGGCGCAGGCATTCCGCAAGAGCAGTTGAAAAGCCGCATTGTATGGCGAAGCGAGCGCGACCAACGCCATTATCTTATGGAAGAGATTAAGAAAGCGGGGACATTGAACCCACAACCCAATAATAACTGGAAATTCGTACCTACGGAATGGACCGACAAGGCTGCTGCCCGCGACCGTAAAATACTGTTCGGCGAATAA
- a CDS encoding NCS2 family permease, with protein sequence MNFLEKTLGFDPKTMKLRTELIAGVTTFLTMSYILAVNPAILMSTGMDQGALFTATALASAIATLLLAFMAKLPFAQAPSMGLNAFFAYTLCQAMGYSWQNSLAILLIEGIVFILITFFNVREMIFNAIPNNLRYAISAGIGMFIAFIGLKNAEIIVSKEGTFVGLGAFTAPCLLGIFATLLSGVLMARNVKGALFWGIIATTLIGIPLGVTVFPDHWLPVSAPQDISPIFCQFDFSGLLNLKTVLVVFSLLIVNIFDTIGTLMGLAEKTGIVREDGSIPRVSEAMMSDAIGTTCGAMLGSSTISTYIESASGIAEGGHSGVTSLVVGAMFIFALFLSPIFLLIPSAATSGALIMVGVLMLDSVKKINLQDMTEAFPAFITMITMVLCYSIADGICLGILSFVIMKLCTHRWKDLNWTLCILSILFVLNFALG encoded by the coding sequence ATGAACTTTTTAGAAAAAACATTGGGCTTCGACCCTAAAACTATGAAGTTGCGCACCGAACTGATAGCAGGCGTAACAACATTCCTCACTATGAGCTACATTCTGGCAGTGAACCCAGCAATCCTTATGTCTACGGGTATGGACCAAGGTGCACTCTTTACTGCCACGGCATTGGCGTCGGCGATAGCCACACTCTTATTGGCGTTTATGGCAAAGTTGCCTTTTGCGCAAGCACCGTCAATGGGTCTCAACGCATTCTTTGCCTATACACTTTGTCAGGCAATGGGCTATTCGTGGCAGAACTCGCTCGCCATTCTGCTCATCGAGGGTATCGTGTTCATCTTGATAACGTTCTTCAACGTGCGTGAAATGATATTCAATGCCATTCCGAACAATCTACGCTATGCCATTTCTGCAGGTATCGGTATGTTCATTGCCTTCATCGGTCTTAAAAATGCAGAGATTATCGTATCGAAAGAGGGCACTTTCGTAGGCTTAGGTGCTTTCACCGCACCCTGTCTGCTGGGTATTTTCGCCACCTTACTTAGCGGTGTGCTTATGGCACGCAACGTTAAGGGTGCGCTATTTTGGGGCATTATTGCCACAACCTTGATAGGAATACCATTGGGCGTTACCGTTTTCCCAGACCATTGGTTGCCAGTTTCTGCGCCTCAAGATATTTCGCCAATCTTCTGCCAGTTCGATTTTTCAGGTTTATTAAACCTTAAAACAGTTCTTGTTGTCTTCTCATTGCTAATCGTCAATATCTTCGATACCATCGGAACACTGATGGGTTTGGCTGAAAAAACGGGCATTGTACGCGAAGACGGAAGCATTCCACGTGTCAGCGAAGCGATGATGAGCGATGCCATTGGTACTACTTGCGGAGCCATGCTCGGTAGTTCTACCATCTCTACCTATATAGAAAGCGCAAGCGGAATAGCCGAAGGAGGTCACTCAGGTGTAACATCGTTGGTTGTAGGTGCTATGTTCATTTTTGCTTTGTTCCTTTCTCCTATCTTCCTGCTTATTCCGAGTGCTGCTACAAGTGGTGCCCTCATTATGGTAGGTGTGCTGATGCTCGACTCTGTAAAGAAGATAAACCTACAAGATATGACCGAGGCTTTCCCTGCTTTCATAACAATGATAACGATGGTATTGTGCTATTCTATCGCTGATGGCATTTGTCTGGGCATTCTGTCGTTCGTTATTATGAAGCTTTGCACACACCGTTGGAAAGACTTGAACTGGACGCTTTGCATTCTTTCTATCCTTTTCGTTCTCAACTTTGCATTAGGATAA
- a CDS encoding PdxA family protein, whose amino-acid sequence MNNNRKVRVAITHGDTNGIGYELIFKAFEEPTMLELCTPIIYGSPKVATYHRNALEIEATFTIINDISEVQDNRINFIPVFDEEIKVELGVPTEESGNAGLLAIDRALADYRAGGFDVLVTAPIENSEQFHFSGQSRYIEDHLPAEEPTLSMLVSEKLRIALATRNLPLKQVAESISTEGLTENGRLLHHSIRRDFRISNPRIALLALNPKAGDNGLLGSEEQEVIEPAIAALEKEGIQAFGPYAADKFFGGSDWEQFDGVLAMYYEQGLTPFRSLTVEGGVNYLAGLPLVRTAPETPANFSIAGKGVADAMPMRHAIFLAIDIFRHRKEYDEPLGNPLAKLYKERRDDSEKVRFAVPKRKEE is encoded by the coding sequence ATGAACAACAATAGAAAAGTCCGAGTAGCCATTACGCACGGCGATACGAACGGAATAGGATATGAGCTGATATTCAAAGCCTTTGAAGAACCAACGATGTTGGAGCTTTGCACACCTATTATATATGGCTCTCCAAAGGTTGCTACGTATCATCGCAATGCCTTGGAGATAGAAGCAACCTTCACAATCATCAATGATATAAGCGAAGTTCAAGACAATAGAATAAACTTTATACCTGTTTTCGACGAGGAAATAAAGGTGGAACTCGGTGTTCCTACCGAGGAATCGGGCAACGCAGGCTTGCTCGCAATCGACCGTGCATTGGCTGATTACCGTGCAGGGGGCTTCGATGTCTTGGTTACTGCACCGATAGAAAACAGCGAGCAGTTCCATTTCAGTGGGCAAAGCCGATACATTGAAGACCATCTGCCAGCTGAAGAGCCAACACTCTCGATGCTTGTAAGCGAGAAACTACGCATTGCCTTGGCTACTCGCAACCTGCCGTTGAAGCAAGTTGCAGAGTCTATTTCTACTGAAGGACTTACCGAAAACGGACGTTTGCTGCACCATAGCATACGCCGCGACTTCCGCATTTCTAATCCGCGCATCGCCCTTTTGGCACTCAATCCGAAGGCAGGCGATAATGGTTTGCTCGGTTCAGAGGAACAAGAGGTGATTGAACCTGCCATTGCTGCACTCGAAAAAGAGGGCATACAGGCTTTCGGACCATACGCTGCGGATAAGTTTTTCGGTGGTAGCGATTGGGAACAGTTCGACGGTGTGCTTGCTATGTATTATGAACAGGGACTCACTCCTTTCCGTTCGCTCACGGTAGAAGGGGGCGTAAACTATCTTGCAGGGCTGCCATTGGTACGCACTGCACCCGAAACGCCTGCCAATTTCAGTATTGCAGGCAAGGGCGTTGCCGATGCTATGCCTATGCGACACGCCATTTTCCTTGCCATAGACATCTTCCGTCATCGCAAAGAATATGATGAACCGTTGGGCAATCCGTTGGCAAAACTCTACAAAGAACGTCGCGACGACAGCGAGAAGGTGCGCTTTGCCGTGCCAAAACGAAAGGAAGAATAA
- a CDS encoding class I SAM-dependent methyltransferase — translation METKQLSSIPETMLITLWAKATETEEGNGLLHDEIARQIISNIDYDFTKFKHGKLSQIGCCIRANLIDEEARNFLNKHPDAIVIQLGAGLDARYQRMGCPQVTQWFDLDLEEVINIRAHFMPETEKNSYLKMSMFDSQWIEKVKAYHKPVLIIIEGVLMYFKPEQVKSFFQMVCEQLGEATVLFDMLAFFALKHSKQHETVKKINGNVQFLWSELNTKAMETWHDKLHVAHEYYMSDYDQGRMPLVLRLLYKLPFFYKRFNQRIVRIEIK, via the coding sequence ATGGAAACAAAACAACTTTCGAGCATACCTGAAACGATGCTGATAACGCTTTGGGCAAAGGCAACCGAAACGGAAGAGGGCAACGGACTGCTCCACGACGAAATAGCAAGACAGATTATCAGCAACATCGACTACGATTTCACGAAGTTCAAACACGGCAAACTCTCGCAAATAGGTTGCTGCATTCGTGCCAATCTGATAGACGAAGAGGCGAGAAACTTCCTCAACAAGCACCCCGACGCCATAGTTATACAGCTTGGTGCAGGTCTTGACGCACGCTACCAGCGTATGGGCTGCCCGCAAGTTACGCAGTGGTTCGACCTCGACCTTGAGGAAGTAATCAACATAAGAGCGCATTTTATGCCCGAAACCGAAAAGAACAGCTACTTGAAAATGTCGATGTTCGACAGCCAATGGATAGAAAAGGTGAAGGCTTACCACAAGCCTGTGCTGATAATAATAGAAGGTGTGCTGATGTATTTTAAGCCCGAACAGGTTAAAAGTTTCTTCCAAATGGTTTGCGAACAGTTGGGTGAGGCTACCGTCTTGTTCGATATGCTTGCCTTCTTCGCACTCAAACACAGCAAGCAGCACGAAACCGTGAAGAAGATAAACGGCAACGTACAGTTCCTGTGGTCGGAACTGAACACGAAAGCAATGGAAACGTGGCACGACAAGCTGCACGTTGCCCACGAATACTATATGAGCGACTACGACCAAGGGCGTATGCCGCTCGTCTTGCGCTTACTTTACAAGTTGCCTTTCTTTTACAAACGTTTCAATCAGCGCATTGTGCGAATAGAAATAAAGTAG
- the rlmN gene encoding 23S rRNA (adenine(2503)-C(2))-methyltransferase RlmN — MEVAKKPLMGMNLLELKTVAKELGMPAFTGGQMAKWLYTQHITSIDEMTNLSKANREKLKAVYTIGCKKHIDAQYSKDGTIKYLFPTDDGKFVESVYIPDEDRATLCVSSQVGCKMNCLFCQTGKQGFEGNLSATDILNQIYSLPEREKLTNIVFMGQGEPMDNYENVLRTTQIMTADYGYAWSPKRITVSSIGVKTKLKRFLEESDCHVAISMHSPIPAERAEIMPGERGMSIADIVELLRNYDFSHQRRLSFEYIVFKGVNDSERHAKEIIKLLKGLDCRINLIRFHTIPNVPLHGVDDKKMEEFRNYLTQHGVFTTIRASRGQDIFAACGLLSTAKKIADERA, encoded by the coding sequence ATGGAAGTCGCAAAGAAACCACTTATGGGAATGAACCTTTTGGAACTGAAAACGGTTGCAAAGGAACTCGGTATGCCTGCCTTTACGGGCGGACAAATGGCAAAGTGGCTCTATACGCAGCATATAACGTCGATTGACGAGATGACAAACCTGTCGAAAGCCAATCGCGAAAAGCTGAAAGCGGTTTACACCATAGGTTGCAAGAAGCACATCGACGCACAGTATTCCAAGGACGGAACCATTAAGTATCTGTTTCCAACGGACGACGGAAAGTTTGTTGAGTCGGTGTATATACCTGATGAAGACCGTGCCACGCTCTGCGTTTCGTCGCAAGTGGGCTGCAAAATGAACTGTCTTTTCTGTCAGACAGGCAAGCAAGGCTTCGAGGGTAACCTCTCTGCTACCGACATATTGAACCAAATATACTCGCTGCCCGAGCGCGAAAAGCTAACCAATATCGTGTTTATGGGGCAGGGCGAACCGATGGACAACTACGAGAACGTGTTGCGAACAACGCAGATAATGACTGCCGACTATGGCTATGCGTGGTCGCCAAAGCGCATTACGGTGAGTTCAATCGGTGTGAAGACCAAGCTGAAACGGTTTCTTGAAGAGAGCGACTGCCACGTTGCAATAAGCATGCACTCGCCCATTCCTGCCGAGCGGGCAGAGATTATGCCAGGCGAGCGTGGTATGTCGATTGCCGACATCGTAGAGTTGCTGCGCAATTACGACTTCTCGCACCAACGCCGCTTGTCGTTCGAGTATATCGTTTTCAAGGGTGTGAACGATTCGGAACGCCACGCAAAGGAAATCATAAAGTTGCTGAAGGGGTTGGATTGCAGGATTAACCTGATTCGCTTCCACACCATTCCCAACGTTCCGCTGCACGGCGTAGACGATAAGAAGATGGAGGAGTTCCGCAATTACCTCACCCAACATGGCGTGTTTACAACCATACGTGCCAGTCGTGGGCAAGATATTTTTGCGGCTTGCGGCTTGCTTTCCACGGCAAAGAAGATAGCTGATGAACGTGCGTAG
- the nudC gene encoding NAD(+) diphosphatase — protein sequence MKCYWFVFCKTDIVLEKTADGYTIPLSEHCPTPLKAWSQVLDTDPMPDGTSVKAVSIDTPLTDNPAFEMCGLRNSYYKLAQAFYLKAGKCYELLYWNQNTRFCGVCGAPMKLNSEISKRCTNCGKEVWPQVSTAVIVLVHRGEEVLLVRAKNFKDNHYGLVAGFVETGETFEEAVHREVMEETGIQINNLRYFGSQPWPYPCGIMVGYNADYVGGEIQLQWSELCKGSWFGKDNLPNLPEKLSIARMLIDDWLENTKNNK from the coding sequence ATGAAGTGTTATTGGTTTGTATTCTGCAAGACCGACATTGTATTGGAAAAGACCGCCGACGGTTATACAATCCCCTTATCAGAGCACTGTCCTACCCCACTGAAAGCGTGGTCGCAGGTATTGGATACAGACCCTATGCCCGACGGAACAAGCGTAAAGGCTGTAAGCATAGATACGCCGCTGACCGACAACCCAGCGTTCGAGATGTGCGGACTACGCAACAGCTATTACAAACTTGCACAAGCGTTTTACCTGAAAGCAGGAAAATGCTACGAACTGCTATACTGGAACCAGAACACGCGCTTCTGTGGCGTTTGCGGAGCACCGATGAAACTGAACAGCGAAATATCCAAACGCTGCACAAACTGTGGCAAAGAGGTTTGGCCACAGGTTTCAACAGCCGTCATTGTATTGGTACATCGTGGCGAAGAAGTGCTTTTGGTGCGTGCCAAAAACTTTAAAGACAACCACTACGGCTTAGTTGCAGGCTTCGTGGAAACGGGCGAAACCTTCGAAGAAGCCGTACACAGAGAGGTAATGGAAGAAACTGGAATACAGATAAACAACCTCCGATACTTCGGTTCGCAGCCGTGGCCGTACCCTTGCGGCATAATGGTGGGCTACAATGCCGACTACGTTGGAGGCGAGATACAATTGCAATGGAGCGAGCTTTGCAAGGGCAGTTGGTTCGGAAAAGACAACCTGCCCAACCTGCCGGAGAAGTTATCAATCGCCCGAATGTTGATAGACGATTGGCTTGAAAACACGAAAAACAACAAATAA
- the galE gene encoding UDP-glucose 4-epimerase GalE, whose protein sequence is MKQTILVTGGTGFIGSHTTVELQEAGYDVVIVDNLSNSKIEVLDGIEKITGIRPAFEEVNLEDKEATERVFQKYPNIEGIIHFAASKAVGESVEKPLMYYRNNVVSLINLLEMMPKYNVKGIIFSSSCTVYGQPNQENLPVTEDAPHQKATSPYGNTKEINEQIIYDYIHSGAAIKSIVLRYFNPIGAHPTAHIGELPNGVPNNLIPFVTQTAMGIREQLTIFGNDYSTEDGTCIRDYIYVVDLAKAHVAAMARVLDKETDKIEYFNIGTGSGNSTLEIVTTFEKATGVKVNWKFGPRREGDIEKIWGDCTKANTVLGWKADTPLEDVLASAWKWQQKLREDGVM, encoded by the coding sequence ATGAAACAAACAATTTTAGTTACAGGTGGTACAGGCTTTATAGGTTCGCATACAACCGTAGAACTGCAAGAAGCAGGCTACGATGTGGTAATAGTAGACAATCTTTCAAACTCTAAAATAGAAGTACTCGACGGTATCGAGAAGATTACGGGCATACGACCTGCCTTTGAAGAAGTGAACCTCGAAGACAAGGAAGCTACTGAACGTGTATTCCAAAAATACCCCAACATAGAAGGCATTATCCATTTTGCCGCATCGAAAGCTGTGGGCGAAAGCGTTGAAAAGCCATTGATGTACTATCGTAACAATGTTGTTTCGCTCATCAACCTGTTGGAAATGATGCCTAAATACAACGTCAAGGGCATTATTTTCTCAAGTTCCTGCACGGTCTACGGACAGCCAAACCAAGAAAATCTGCCCGTTACAGAAGACGCTCCACACCAGAAAGCCACATCGCCCTACGGCAATACGAAGGAGATAAACGAACAAATCATTTACGATTACATACACAGCGGTGCTGCCATTAAGAGCATTGTGCTTCGCTATTTCAACCCGATTGGCGCACACCCAACGGCACATATTGGCGAATTGCCCAATGGTGTGCCCAACAACCTTATTCCTTTCGTTACGCAGACAGCAATGGGAATACGTGAGCAACTCACCATTTTCGGCAACGATTACAGCACCGAAGACGGCACTTGCATACGCGACTACATCTATGTGGTAGACCTTGCGAAAGCCCACGTAGCGGCTATGGCACGCGTATTGGACAAGGAAACCGACAAGATAGAATACTTCAACATTGGCACAGGTAGTGGAAACTCTACCCTCGAGATAGTAACTACCTTTGAAAAGGCCACGGGTGTGAAGGTGAATTGGAAGTTCGGACCTCGTCGCGAAGGCGATATTGAAAAGATTTGGGGCGATTGCACCAAAGCCAACACGGTGTTGGGCTGGAAAGCCGATACGCCATTGGAGGACGTGCTCGCCTCAGCGTGGAAGTGGCAACAGAAGCTTCGCGAAGACGGCGTAATGTAA
- a CDS encoding DUF4837 family protein: MNVRRLLSLVAFVAMLLLTSCKNGMFRPASYGGAYEVVVVGDSDSLLYNVLSAPIVGLPQAEPSFDVVEIASDKLQGDSKMVRNIVVLSINQRQKGVSISSRQNVYAQPQVIVTVAAPSLPKLKAFLEKEGQTLRNYLTKVELHRTQADIAKQRNAKAEATIHKMFGIAMQIPADLTASRVGKDFLWLSNNAPSGMVNICLYSIGKGDFRQQRDSVMRRNILGEQKGMYMRTASIASVTHERGNSVTVRGLWEMKNDAMGGAFVAYWQPEGSRIVVAEAFVYAPETKKRNLVRRLEAALYTRNKQE; this comes from the coding sequence ATGAACGTGCGTAGGCTGCTTTCGCTCGTTGCATTCGTGGCAATGCTGTTGCTGACGAGTTGTAAGAACGGCATGTTTCGCCCTGCAAGCTACGGCGGAGCCTACGAAGTTGTGGTGGTGGGCGATAGCGACAGCCTTCTGTACAACGTGCTTTCGGCACCGATAGTGGGGCTACCGCAGGCAGAACCGTCGTTCGACGTGGTGGAAATTGCGTCCGATAAGTTGCAGGGCGATAGCAAAATGGTGCGCAACATAGTTGTGCTGTCCATCAATCAACGTCAAAAAGGCGTGAGCATAAGCAGTAGGCAGAACGTGTATGCGCAGCCACAGGTTATCGTAACTGTTGCTGCTCCGTCGTTGCCAAAGCTGAAAGCGTTCTTGGAAAAAGAGGGACAAACCTTGCGAAACTACCTTACGAAAGTAGAACTGCACCGCACGCAGGCGGATATAGCGAAGCAACGGAATGCAAAGGCAGAAGCAACGATACACAAGATGTTTGGCATTGCTATGCAGATACCTGCCGATTTAACTGCCAGCAGAGTTGGGAAGGACTTCCTTTGGCTGTCGAACAACGCACCGTCAGGTATGGTTAATATCTGTCTGTACAGCATTGGTAAGGGCGATTTCCGCCAACAGCGCGACAGTGTGATGCGAAGAAACATTCTCGGAGAGCAGAAAGGAATGTATATGCGAACCGCTTCCATTGCTTCGGTAACACACGAACGGGGCAACTCCGTAACGGTACGGGGACTTTGGGAAATGAAAAACGACGCCATGGGTGGTGCTTTCGTAGCCTATTGGCAGCCCGAAGGCAGTCGCATAGTAGTGGCAGAAGCCTTTGTATATGCGCCCGAAACCAAGAAACGGAACCTTGTGCGCCGATTGGAGGCTGCCCTCTACACAAGAAACAAGCAAGAATAA
- a CDS encoding DUF5103 domain-containing protein, producing MRKGRNTVLLLLSFLFSMAAVAQRHEILNENIRSLQVVANKDWLAMPIMELGNGVLDIHFDDLTHEYHRYSYKLEHCEADWKPTTSLFDSDYVEGFANGNTIDNVEQSLLTNTIYTHYHLSIPNEVCRPKISGNYLLTIYDDNGNDAIKVCFMVKEPFTQSMGIGLNVVTNTDATINTAHQQVEMELKYNSYNVTNPQTQIKTVLLQNKRWDNARWNAKPQYVMSDGLRWSHNANYIFWAGNEYRKFEILSTDVASTGIERIRWDGADFHAYPFIALPRPNYLYDEDANGAFLIRNSNNYHINTESDYMQVHFQLSCPQPVKGDVYVNGDWTYDRFLPQYKLAYDEESKSYQTVIPLKLGYYSYQYIVLNENGRTEIMPTEGSYYQTENTYQALVYYREQGGRTDKLVGYTSFKFKAR from the coding sequence ATGAGAAAGGGCAGAAACACTGTCTTGCTTCTATTGTCGTTCCTGTTTTCGATGGCTGCCGTAGCGCAACGCCACGAAATACTGAACGAAAACATACGGTCGTTGCAGGTTGTAGCGAACAAAGACTGGCTCGCCATGCCCATTATGGAATTGGGAAACGGCGTGTTGGACATTCATTTCGACGACCTTACACACGAATATCATCGCTATTCCTACAAGTTGGAACATTGCGAAGCCGATTGGAAACCAACAACTTCGCTCTTTGACAGCGACTATGTGGAAGGCTTTGCGAACGGCAACACGATAGACAACGTAGAGCAGTCACTGCTTACAAATACCATTTACACGCACTATCATCTCAGCATTCCGAACGAAGTATGCCGTCCGAAGATTTCTGGAAACTATCTGCTTACGATTTACGATGACAACGGAAACGATGCCATAAAGGTTTGCTTTATGGTGAAAGAGCCTTTCACGCAGTCGATGGGCATAGGTTTGAACGTCGTAACCAATACTGATGCCACCATAAACACGGCACACCAGCAGGTGGAAATGGAACTGAAGTACAACAGTTACAACGTAACGAACCCGCAGACACAAATAAAGACGGTGCTGTTGCAGAACAAACGGTGGGACAATGCACGGTGGAATGCAAAGCCGCAATATGTTATGAGCGACGGTTTGCGCTGGAGCCACAATGCCAACTACATATTTTGGGCAGGCAACGAATACAGGAAGTTCGAGATTTTGTCTACCGATGTAGCCTCAACAGGCATCGAACGCATACGTTGGGACGGCGCAGACTTCCACGCTTATCCCTTTATCGCATTGCCAAGGCCAAACTATCTGTACGACGAAGATGCGAACGGAGCGTTCTTGATACGCAATTCGAACAACTACCACATAAATACGGAAAGCGACTATATGCAGGTTCACTTCCAGTTAAGCTGTCCGCAACCTGTCAAAGGCGATGTTTACGTGAATGGCGATTGGACTTACGACAGGTTTCTACCGCAGTATAAATTGGCTTACGATGAAGAATCGAAAAGCTATCAGACTGTTATTCCACTGAAATTGGGCTATTACAGCTATCAATACATTGTACTGAACGAGAACGGCAGAACCGAAATCATGCCTACGGAAGGCAGCTACTATCAAACCGAAAACACTTATCAGGCATTGGTTTACTATCGTGAGCAAGGTGGAAGAACCGACAAATTAGTGGGCTACACGTCGTTTAAGTTTAAAGCAAGATAG